A part of Hydrogenobacter sp. T-8 genomic DNA contains:
- a CDS encoding AtpZ/AtpI family protein, producing MKGRDFLALNVGFNLLGGIIAGLLVGYAFDKWLMEGLLGLKTFPFGLLFFFFVGIISGFRNAYRDLKRIE from the coding sequence ATGAAGGGTAGAGACTTTCTTGCACTCAATGTGGGTTTTAACCTTCTCGGTGGGATAATTGCTGGTCTTTTAGTGGGCTATGCCTTTGACAAGTGGCTTATGGAAGGTCTTTTGGGTTTAAAAACTTTCCCATTTGGACTGCTCTTTTTCTTCTTTGTAGGCATAATCTCAGGCTTTAGGAATGCTTACAGGGATTTGAAAAGAATTGAATGA
- a CDS encoding DUF411 domain-containing protein: MKKSMSLLLALSFCAFASEITAYYSPSCGCCSKYFSKLERDGFKVKRVEVSPERLMEIKSQLSVPPQLRSCHTMVYEGRFIEGHVPPEGVKRVLRDKNLRGVASTHGKASAIGDYEKQYEIVRR, from the coding sequence ATGAAAAAATCCATGTCTTTACTACTTGCCCTTAGCTTTTGTGCCTTTGCCTCTGAAATAACCGCCTACTATAGCCCAAGTTGTGGCTGTTGCAGTAAATATTTTTCAAAGCTGGAAAGAGATGGCTTTAAGGTCAAAAGGGTAGAGGTAAGCCCAGAAAGGCTTATGGAAATTAAAAGTCAACTTTCCGTTCCACCACAGCTCAGGTCATGCCACACAATGGTTTATGAAGGCAGGTTCATAGAAGGTCATGTGCCTCCAGAGGGTGTAAAAAGGGTCTTAAGAGACAAAAACCTGAGAGGTGTAGCTTCTACTCATGGCAAAGCCAGTGCTATAGGAGATTACGAAAAACAGTATGAAATTGTAAGGAGGTAG
- a CDS encoding acyl-CoA thioesterase, whose amino-acid sequence MFIYRRRVQFYETDAQGIVHHSNYFRYFEEARGELLRSLGYPYSKLRDEGIDVVLLSANCEFIKPLRYDEEFEIELTLLHLDRFTFSFQYLLRSSETIKAKGSTKHCTVKEGKICSIPTQVKERLIQFFSNPCKHS is encoded by the coding sequence GTGTTTATATACCGCAGAAGGGTTCAGTTTTACGAGACAGACGCTCAGGGAATAGTGCACCACTCTAATTACTTTAGATATTTTGAAGAAGCACGGGGAGAACTCCTGAGGTCTCTGGGTTATCCCTACTCAAAGCTAAGAGATGAAGGCATAGATGTGGTCTTGCTTTCTGCAAACTGTGAATTTATAAAACCTCTGCGTTATGACGAGGAGTTTGAGATTGAGCTTACGCTCCTACACTTAGACCGCTTTACCTTCTCTTTCCAATATCTTCTCAGGTCTTCAGAAACAATAAAGGCAAAGGGTAGCACAAAGCACTGCACTGTAAAGGAAGGAAAGATATGCTCCATACCTACACAAGTCAAAGAAAGGCTCATTCAATTCTTTTCAAATCCCTGTAAGCATTCCTAA
- a CDS encoding nitrous oxide reductase accessory protein NosL, whose product MKVLVLLLFILSLSAFSQPKEPPKGERCVVCGMDVNIDPKLTSQVRLKDGSYKYAESPKHIIRYYLDNKDKVAELWVKDYKSGRWIEGTKAFYVPIKEGPMGYDLVPFRSRIDAQEFAKSPNSAKNRVYQFREIDRTFLEHLDTGHVH is encoded by the coding sequence ATGAAAGTTTTGGTTCTTTTACTTTTCATCTTAAGCCTTTCCGCCTTTTCACAGCCTAAGGAACCGCCGAAGGGTGAAAGGTGTGTAGTCTGCGGTATGGATGTCAACATTGACCCAAAGCTAACATCGCAGGTAAGGCTCAAGGATGGGTCATACAAGTATGCAGAGTCTCCTAAGCACATAATTAGATACTACTTGGATAACAAAGATAAGGTGGCAGAGCTTTGGGTAAAGGACTATAAAAGTGGCAGATGGATAGAAGGCACAAAAGCCTTTTATGTTCCTATAAAGGAAGGACCTATGGGTTATGACCTTGTGCCTTTTAGAAGCAGGATTGACGCTCAGGAGTTTGCCAAAAGTCCAAACTCTGCAAAAAACAGAGTTTATCAATTTAGGGAGATAGATAGGACTTTCCTTGAGCATCTTGACACTGGACATGTTCATTAA
- a CDS encoding PstS family phosphate ABC transporter substrate-binding protein has product MRKRMLQSAVLSMGALALLSVPAKAQQIIKIDGSSTVYPITEGIAEEFQKAKRGAVKVTVGISGTGGGFKKFCRGETDISNASRPILAKEMEECRKNGIQYIELPVAYDGLAVVVNPRNNWATCMTVEQLREIWKPESQGKKFMWSDLDPKWPKQEIKLCGAGSDSGTFDYFTEAIVGKAKSSRGDYTASEDDNVLVQFAQRERGALCYFGLAYVEENKGKIKAIQIKNPKTGQCVAPTYQAVQNGTYQPLSRPLFIYVNAKAVRERPEVREFVEFYLKNAGKISKQVGYIALPDRAYKMAEERFNKRVLGTVFGGEPEVGLTIDELLKREAKQ; this is encoded by the coding sequence ATGAGAAAGAGGATGTTGCAGAGTGCTGTCCTCTCAATGGGAGCTTTGGCTCTCTTGTCCGTGCCTGCGAAGGCACAGCAGATAATCAAGATTGACGGCTCTTCCACCGTCTACCCTATAACGGAGGGTATAGCGGAAGAGTTCCAAAAGGCAAAAAGGGGTGCGGTAAAGGTCACAGTGGGTATATCTGGCACAGGTGGTGGCTTTAAGAAGTTCTGCAGGGGCGAGACAGACATATCCAACGCCTCAAGACCTATACTGGCAAAGGAAATGGAAGAGTGCAGGAAGAACGGCATTCAATACATTGAGTTACCTGTAGCCTACGACGGTCTTGCGGTGGTTGTAAACCCCAGGAACAACTGGGCGACCTGCATGACGGTGGAACAGCTAAGAGAAATATGGAAGCCTGAATCCCAGGGCAAAAAGTTCATGTGGTCAGACCTTGACCCCAAGTGGCCCAAACAGGAAATAAAGCTCTGTGGAGCTGGTTCTGATTCTGGAACCTTTGACTACTTTACCGAGGCAATAGTGGGTAAGGCAAAGTCTTCAAGAGGTGACTACACCGCCTCTGAGGATGACAACGTGCTTGTGCAATTTGCCCAAAGGGAGAGGGGTGCTCTCTGCTACTTTGGACTTGCCTATGTGGAAGAAAACAAGGGTAAAATAAAAGCTATACAGATAAAGAACCCCAAAACCGGTCAGTGCGTTGCACCCACATACCAAGCAGTCCAAAACGGCACATACCAACCACTCTCCAGACCACTCTTTATATATGTAAACGCAAAGGCGGTGCGGGAAAGACCTGAGGTAAGAGAGTTTGTAGAGTTTTATCTCAAAAACGCAGGCAAGATATCCAAACAAGTGGGATACATAGCACTTCCTGACAGGGCTTACAAAATGGCAGAGGAGAGGTTCAACAAGAGGGTGCTCGGCACCGTCTTTGGTGGTGAGCCAGAGGTTGGTCTTACCATAGATGAACTTCTCAAGAGGGAAGCCAAGCAATGA
- the pstB gene encoding phosphate ABC transporter ATP-binding protein PstB, translating to MLEERKVVQSVGPANTKLEVRNFNFYYGSFHALKNINFPIYEKRVTAIIGPSGCGKTTLLRAFNRMHDLYPGARYEGEIIMHPDGINLVDSKTDPLRVRMRIGMVFQKPNPFPKSIYENVAYGLKIRGIKNKKLLDEAVEKALRGAALWEEVKDRLQTNAYALSGGQQQRLCIARAIAVEPEVLLFDEPTSALDPISTAKIEDLIVELKQRVTIVIVTHNMQQAARISDYTAFMYLGELVEFGPTEKIFTKPEKKLTEDYITGRFG from the coding sequence ATGTTAGAAGAGAGGAAGGTGGTGCAAAGCGTAGGACCTGCCAATACAAAACTGGAAGTTAGGAACTTTAACTTCTACTATGGCAGTTTTCATGCCCTCAAAAACATAAACTTCCCCATCTACGAAAAGAGGGTGACCGCAATAATCGGACCTTCGGGCTGTGGAAAAACTACTCTTCTTAGAGCCTTCAACCGTATGCATGACTTATATCCTGGTGCCCGCTACGAAGGTGAGATAATCATGCACCCCGATGGTATAAACCTTGTGGACAGCAAAACGGACCCACTCAGGGTTAGAATGCGTATAGGAATGGTTTTCCAAAAGCCTAACCCCTTTCCTAAGAGCATATACGAAAACGTAGCCTATGGTCTTAAGATAAGGGGTATAAAGAACAAAAAGCTCCTTGACGAGGCGGTGGAGAAAGCCCTCAGAGGTGCCGCCCTTTGGGAAGAGGTAAAGGACAGGCTTCAAACCAATGCATACGCTCTCTCAGGCGGTCAACAGCAAAGGCTTTGTATAGCCAGAGCCATAGCGGTAGAGCCAGAGGTCCTTCTCTTCGATGAGCCCACCTCAGCCCTTGACCCCATATCCACCGCAAAGATAGAGGACTTAATAGTGGAGCTAAAGCAGAGGGTTACCATAGTGATAGTGACCCACAACATGCAACAGGCTGCGAGGATATCGGACTATACCGCTTTTATGTATCTTGGAGAGCTTGTGGAGTTTGGACCCACAGAAAAGATTTTCACAAAACCTGAGAAGAAACTTACAGAAGACTACATAACTGGAAGGTTTGGATAA
- a CDS encoding efflux RND transporter periplasmic adaptor subunit, whose protein sequence is MKKALLLIFFVSFLIIPIFLYLKKSSGDHRQEVNVALLSLESEGIRLTLYSKDGTLRVGKNHLILEVSPEGKLQSLYFYMPPMPGMGEMREDAILKEVGKGRYEGTVNISMAGSWQIVAQVEGRLLKKEVSIPLYGGEGSGTSAKEGIRVSPEKLQLIGVQTEEVRKVDLMESFSTIGYVSYDLSRTYEITLRSDAWVLDTFGRFEGELIGVGTPLMKVLSPEVEIAREELKLAKEMGKGELEGIVKERLSYLKAGEVITSPHSGVILERKVSPGGFVKAGDTAYRIADISKVWVIAEVPQQYAGSVKRGMRVMLSPVGSNETFYGRVEYIFPEADKEARTLKVRIDLPRRDLKINQLFEVYFEKPLGNILAVPESAVVDTGRRQVVFVEKEPGLYEPRRVRLGKKAEGYYEVLEGLKEGEKVVVKGTFLLDSEAQLRGFYGQEVRGHEHHH, encoded by the coding sequence ATGAAGAAGGCACTTTTACTTATATTTTTTGTGAGCTTCTTGATAATACCCATTTTTCTATATCTAAAGAAAAGCTCTGGAGACCACAGGCAAGAAGTAAATGTGGCTTTGCTTAGCCTTGAGTCAGAGGGGATAAGGCTTACGCTTTATTCAAAGGATGGCACTCTCAGAGTAGGCAAGAACCACCTAATCCTTGAGGTCAGTCCAGAGGGAAAACTCCAGAGCCTTTATTTTTATATGCCACCCATGCCCGGGATGGGTGAGATGAGGGAGGATGCTATTCTTAAGGAGGTTGGAAAGGGAAGGTATGAGGGCACTGTAAACATAAGCATGGCTGGTTCATGGCAGATAGTCGCTCAAGTTGAGGGAAGGCTTCTAAAGAAGGAAGTTTCCATACCTCTTTATGGAGGAGAAGGAAGTGGAACTTCCGCTAAGGAGGGCATAAGGGTAAGCCCAGAAAAACTTCAGCTAATCGGAGTGCAAACAGAGGAAGTGAGAAAGGTTGACCTTATGGAGAGCTTTAGCACCATTGGGTATGTGTCCTACGACCTTTCAAGGACTTATGAGATTACTCTTAGGTCTGACGCATGGGTCTTAGATACCTTTGGAAGGTTTGAGGGAGAGCTTATAGGAGTAGGCACACCTCTCATGAAGGTCTTGAGTCCAGAGGTAGAGATAGCAAGGGAGGAGCTAAAGCTTGCAAAGGAGATGGGAAAGGGTGAGCTTGAAGGGATTGTAAAGGAAAGGCTTTCTTACCTAAAGGCAGGTGAAGTGATAACCTCTCCTCACTCTGGAGTAATCTTAGAAAGAAAGGTTTCACCTGGAGGGTTTGTAAAGGCTGGTGATACCGCATACCGAATAGCGGATATATCAAAGGTATGGGTAATTGCGGAAGTGCCTCAGCAATACGCAGGAAGCGTAAAGAGAGGTATGAGGGTTATGCTAAGCCCTGTGGGAAGCAATGAAACCTTCTATGGTAGGGTGGAATACATCTTTCCGGAGGCGGATAAGGAGGCAAGAACGCTGAAGGTTAGAATAGACCTTCCAAGAAGGGACTTGAAGATAAATCAACTTTTTGAAGTTTACTTTGAAAAGCCCTTAGGAAACATCCTTGCAGTGCCAGAAAGTGCTGTGGTGGATACGGGAAGAAGGCAGGTGGTCTTTGTGGAAAAGGAGCCAGGGCTCTACGAGCCAAGAAGGGTAAGGCTTGGAAAGAAAGCGGAAGGCTACTATGAGGTGCTTGAGGGTCTTAAAGAGGGTGAGAAGGTGGTGGTCAAAGGAACCTTTCTTTTAGACTCAGAAGCACAGCTGAGGGGCTTTTACGGACAGGAGGTAAGAGGTCATGAACACCATCATTGA
- the pstA gene encoding phosphate ABC transporter permease PstA yields the protein MEQSLEAKLKEFDVEGYTHGVRKRDRLFEIAGLIATLFVLTFLFAVSVDLLIDGWIRLKEPSFYTSFPSRFPDQAGILSAWVGTLYVMAGALFWAIVLGIPAGIYLEEYGGKGKIARIIEANISNLAAVPSIVYGLLALGVFVYRFKFGESVLTAGLTLGLLMLPVVVVSTRESIRRIPRSIREAAYALGATRWETLVHHILPYSLGGILTGLIIGASRAIGETAPLITIGALTFIAFLPPAPWEDFIGMLKSPFTVLPIQMFNWVSRPQEEFHYNAAAAGFVLLVLAFLMNSIAFYIRFKVRRKYQW from the coding sequence ATGGAACAGAGCCTGGAAGCAAAGCTGAAGGAATTTGATGTAGAAGGCTATACGCACGGTGTAAGGAAAAGGGACAGGCTTTTTGAAATTGCTGGTCTTATTGCTACCCTTTTTGTGCTTACCTTCCTCTTCGCAGTTTCTGTAGACCTTTTAATTGATGGTTGGATAAGGCTCAAAGAACCAAGTTTCTATACATCCTTCCCTTCAAGATTTCCAGACCAGGCGGGAATACTGTCCGCATGGGTAGGAACTCTTTATGTGATGGCTGGTGCCCTTTTCTGGGCGATAGTGCTTGGTATACCAGCTGGTATATACTTAGAGGAATACGGAGGCAAGGGTAAGATTGCCAGAATAATAGAGGCAAACATCTCAAACCTTGCGGCGGTCCCCTCCATAGTTTACGGTCTCCTTGCTCTTGGTGTATTTGTTTATAGGTTCAAGTTTGGAGAAAGCGTGCTTACCGCAGGGCTTACACTTGGACTTTTAATGCTTCCAGTGGTTGTGGTCTCCACGAGGGAATCCATAAGGAGAATACCGCGTTCCATAAGGGAGGCTGCTTACGCCCTTGGGGCTACAAGATGGGAGACACTTGTCCATCACATACTTCCCTACTCGCTGGGTGGTATACTTACAGGGTTGATAATCGGTGCTTCCAGAGCCATAGGCGAAACCGCACCCCTCATAACCATAGGGGCTCTTACCTTCATAGCCTTCCTACCGCCAGCACCTTGGGAAGATTTTATTGGAATGCTTAAGTCTCCCTTTACGGTTTTACCCATACAAATGTTCAATTGGGTCTCAAGACCTCAGGAAGAATTTCACTACAATGCGGCGGCCGCTGGTTTTGTGCTTCTCGTGCTTGCCTTTTTGATGAACTCCATAGCCTTCTATATAAGGTTCAAAGTCAGGAGGAAATACCAATGGTAA
- a CDS encoding efflux RND transporter permease subunit gives MSRFVELLLKYRLTILILIAFILVYGFYAIRKTPIDALPDLTDTQVILYSEWMGQSPQVIENQLTYPLSSAMLGLPRVKAVRGYSVPNYSLVYVIFEDGTDLYWARSRVLEKLSSIRSQLPSQARVELGPDATGLGWVYQYVVYSEKRSLDELWSLQSFYIRYALLSVPNVAEVASVGGFEREYRVTLKPELLTYYGLSLQDVAKAVAGSNLETGGKYLELNGREFIIRAGGYVREKEDIERAVIKEVGGIPIRVGDVAKVVETPAFRMGTADYNGMGNVVGGIVVMRYGADAYKTIQEVKEKLKDIKRGLPEDVNIVPVYDRSELIESAIKHLWRVLVEESIVVILVIAVFLLNLPLSFAVVVFLVLSLLGTFILMNHMGVNSNIMSLGGIAIAIGTMVDAGIVLVEAFSRKREEGKALKTAIVESVSEVGKPIFFALLVVAVSFVPMLALKGQAGRLFEPLVITKTLAMLVASFLTILLFPVLLYYLGRWKVLPEEKNPVVRLLIKLYTPLFHLSIRLRYALLIVALLSIPATYLLYKNIGREFMPDLREGTLLYMPITAPGISIQEAQRLLIFQDRIIKSFPEVESVFGKVGRANTATDPAPLSMVETTIVLKPQSQWREGMTYERLISELDKALQFPGVVNSWTMPIKGRIDMITTGIRTPLGIKVYGKDIDELSRLLEELENALQGMEGVMSLYAERLSGATYIEIIPLRDRLGLYGLSLEELTSAVENLLANSPVSVYVSGRERYNITLGVPIDYRENLESLVLPLKDKLIPLKAVAELKRVEGPMEIKSEKGLLVAYIYISPKPGSDLLKIIEEGNRRIQESVSLPAGYYYEWSGQFEYYKKAMEDLKVIIPLVLLSIVLLVYLSLGRLFETLLILFILPSSIFGGFFLMYLLDYKLSVASIAGFLALLGISAEMGIVMVVYIMKALEEDKGKNLYQAIYEGAVKRIRPKSMTMLTIVAGLLPAVYLQGTGAEVISRIALPMLGGVISSFLTALFIVPALYTFKR, from the coding sequence ATGAGTAGATTTGTAGAGCTACTGCTGAAATACAGATTGACAATTCTAATACTCATCGCCTTTATCTTAGTATACGGCTTTTATGCAATAAGAAAAACTCCCATAGACGCACTTCCTGACCTAACAGATACACAGGTGATCCTTTACTCCGAGTGGATGGGGCAATCTCCGCAGGTCATTGAAAACCAGCTCACTTATCCCCTTAGCTCCGCCATGCTGGGGCTTCCGAGGGTGAAGGCGGTAAGAGGCTACTCGGTGCCTAACTACTCGCTTGTGTATGTGATATTTGAAGATGGCACAGACCTCTATTGGGCTCGCTCAAGGGTTCTTGAAAAGCTGTCCTCCATAAGAAGTCAGCTACCATCTCAGGCAAGGGTAGAACTTGGTCCTGATGCCACTGGTCTTGGCTGGGTATATCAGTATGTGGTCTACTCGGAAAAGAGAAGCCTCGATGAGCTTTGGAGCCTGCAGAGCTTCTACATAAGGTATGCCCTCCTTTCAGTGCCTAATGTGGCGGAGGTAGCCAGTGTAGGCGGTTTTGAAAGAGAATACAGAGTGACCCTAAAGCCTGAGCTTCTCACATACTATGGGCTCTCTCTACAAGATGTAGCAAAAGCGGTAGCAGGCTCTAACCTTGAAACAGGTGGTAAGTATTTAGAGCTAAATGGAAGGGAATTTATCATAAGGGCAGGGGGTTATGTGCGAGAAAAGGAGGATATAGAAAGGGCTGTTATAAAGGAAGTGGGAGGCATACCCATAAGGGTGGGGGACGTGGCTAAGGTGGTGGAAACTCCAGCCTTTAGGATGGGGACTGCGGACTACAACGGGATGGGTAATGTGGTGGGTGGCATAGTGGTAATGCGATATGGTGCGGATGCCTACAAAACCATACAGGAAGTTAAAGAGAAGCTAAAAGATATAAAAAGAGGATTACCAGAGGATGTAAATATAGTCCCAGTTTACGACCGGTCAGAGCTAATAGAGAGTGCGATAAAGCACCTTTGGAGAGTTCTCGTTGAAGAGTCCATCGTGGTAATTCTTGTTATAGCGGTCTTCCTCCTAAACCTACCCCTTAGCTTTGCGGTGGTGGTCTTTTTGGTGCTTTCCCTTCTTGGAACCTTTATCCTCATGAACCACATGGGTGTGAACTCTAACATCATGTCCCTTGGTGGAATAGCCATAGCCATTGGGACTATGGTGGATGCGGGTATAGTGCTTGTGGAAGCCTTCTCAAGAAAGAGAGAAGAAGGCAAGGCTTTAAAGACAGCCATAGTTGAGTCTGTCTCTGAGGTAGGGAAACCCATATTCTTTGCTTTGCTTGTAGTTGCGGTTTCCTTTGTCCCTATGTTAGCTCTAAAGGGTCAGGCGGGAAGGCTCTTTGAACCTCTTGTGATAACAAAAACCTTAGCCATGCTCGTGGCTTCTTTTCTCACTATTTTACTCTTTCCCGTCCTTCTTTATTACCTTGGGCGGTGGAAGGTTTTACCCGAAGAAAAAAACCCAGTGGTAAGGCTCCTCATAAAACTTTATACACCCCTTTTCCATCTCTCTATTAGGCTTAGGTATGCTCTTTTAATAGTTGCCCTTCTTTCAATACCAGCCACCTATCTGCTCTACAAAAACATAGGCAGGGAGTTTATGCCAGACCTAAGAGAGGGCACACTTCTTTATATGCCCATAACCGCACCGGGCATTTCCATACAAGAAGCCCAAAGGCTACTAATTTTTCAGGACAGGATAATAAAGAGCTTTCCCGAAGTGGAAAGCGTATTTGGTAAAGTGGGAAGGGCAAACACCGCCACAGACCCAGCCCCCCTTTCTATGGTAGAGACCACTATAGTGCTAAAGCCCCAAAGCCAGTGGAGAGAGGGAATGACCTACGAAAGGCTCATATCTGAGCTTGATAAGGCTCTTCAGTTTCCTGGAGTAGTGAACAGCTGGACTATGCCCATAAAGGGCAGGATAGATATGATAACCACAGGCATAAGGACGCCCCTTGGTATAAAAGTCTACGGGAAAGACATTGATGAGCTTTCAAGACTTCTTGAGGAGCTGGAAAATGCCCTTCAGGGCATGGAAGGTGTTATGAGCCTCTACGCAGAAAGACTAAGCGGTGCCACATACATAGAGATAATTCCCCTCAGAGACAGGCTCGGCTTGTATGGGCTTAGCCTTGAAGAGCTAACCTCTGCGGTGGAAAACCTCTTAGCCAATAGTCCAGTGTCTGTCTATGTATCTGGCAGAGAAAGATACAACATAACCCTTGGAGTCCCAATAGACTACAGAGAAAACCTTGAAAGTCTTGTCCTACCCTTAAAGGATAAACTCATTCCCCTTAAGGCGGTCGCAGAGCTCAAAAGGGTTGAAGGTCCTATGGAAATAAAGTCGGAGAAGGGCTTGCTGGTAGCCTATATTTACATATCACCAAAGCCCGGTTCAGACCTTTTAAAGATAATAGAGGAAGGCAATAGGCGAATACAAGAAAGCGTAAGCCTGCCTGCAGGCTACTATTACGAATGGAGCGGTCAGTTTGAATACTACAAAAAGGCTATGGAAGACCTCAAGGTAATAATCCCTCTTGTGCTTTTGAGCATAGTGCTTCTGGTCTATCTAAGTCTTGGAAGGCTCTTTGAAACCCTCTTGATTCTTTTCATACTACCTTCTTCCATATTTGGTGGCTTTTTTCTTATGTATCTTCTTGACTACAAACTGTCTGTGGCTTCCATAGCAGGCTTTCTGGCACTTCTTGGCATATCCGCAGAAATGGGTATAGTGATGGTAGTCTATATAATGAAAGCTCTTGAAGAAGACAAAGGGAAGAACCTCTACCAAGCCATATACGAAGGTGCGGTAAAGAGGATTAGACCAAAGAGTATGACCATGCTTACTATAGTAGCTGGCTTGCTACCGGCGGTATACCTTCAGGGAACGGGTGCGGAGGTAATATCACGTATAGCCCTTCCTATGCTTGGAGGCGTCATATCCTCCTTCTTGACTGCCCTTTTTATAGTGCCAGCACTTTATACTTTTAAAAGATGA
- the pstC gene encoding phosphate ABC transporter permease subunit PstC, giving the protein MTLSLGTKKAIDLVVFLFLLFMGAVSILVTFAIVWVLLVDTIRFFTHPDGGGFPTSLIRFFTETQWTPTFYEKKIGIWPLLNGTFMIAGISMVISIPLGLLVAVYLSEYASWKVRESVKPWLDFLEAIPTVVYGYFALLFVTPILQKFFSLFGIEVQGMNALSPGIVLGVMILPFTASMVEDAFKGVPQYLREASYSLGASKLRTALFVVLPAAKSGVLSAYLLGFSRALGETMVVAVAAGMYPQITANPLEPVQTITGYIVQVALGDLPFNSFEYLSIFAAGMLLFVITLLFNSIAVYMKSKSVGY; this is encoded by the coding sequence ATGACACTATCCTTAGGGACAAAGAAGGCTATAGACCTTGTGGTTTTCCTGTTTCTGCTTTTTATGGGTGCTGTGTCTATACTTGTTACCTTTGCCATAGTTTGGGTTTTGCTCGTAGATACCATAAGGTTCTTCACCCACCCCGATGGGGGTGGCTTCCCCACATCTCTTATAAGGTTCTTTACGGAAACTCAATGGACACCCACCTTTTACGAGAAGAAGATAGGCATATGGCCTTTGCTGAATGGAACCTTTATGATAGCGGGTATATCCATGGTCATATCCATTCCTCTTGGTCTTTTGGTTGCTGTATACCTGAGCGAATACGCAAGCTGGAAGGTTAGAGAATCTGTAAAGCCATGGCTTGACTTTCTTGAGGCGATTCCGACGGTTGTCTATGGTTATTTTGCTCTGCTTTTTGTTACGCCAATACTCCAGAAGTTTTTTAGCCTGTTTGGTATAGAGGTTCAGGGTATGAATGCCCTTTCTCCGGGTATAGTGTTGGGTGTGATGATACTACCCTTTACCGCCTCTATGGTGGAGGATGCCTTTAAGGGAGTGCCTCAGTATTTGAGAGAGGCTTCTTACTCTCTCGGTGCTTCCAAGCTAAGAACCGCCCTTTTTGTAGTTTTGCCCGCCGCAAAATCCGGTGTGCTTTCCGCTTACCTTCTTGGCTTTTCCAGAGCCCTTGGTGAGACCATGGTGGTTGCAGTGGCAGCGGGCATGTATCCTCAGATAACCGCAAACCCTCTTGAGCCTGTTCAAACCATAACGGGATACATAGTTCAAGTGGCTTTGGGAGACCTTCCCTTTAACTCCTTTGAGTACTTATCCATCTTTGCTGCGGGTATGTTGCTTTTTGTGATTACTCTGCTTTTCAACTCTATTGCGGTTTACATGAAATCCAAGTCTGTGGGGTATTGA